A window of Cryptomeria japonica chromosome 3, Sugi_1.0, whole genome shotgun sequence contains these coding sequences:
- the LOC131075823 gene encoding uncharacterized protein LOC131075823, whose product MMARGSLCVTRLLRGHLLDKSPEVGQINHESGQKCFELGQSSRAGSVRHKSGSSRRRNRRGELIEVHLEGGEMEAFAVKTLEETIHKMAVKRAAPVWLPFRPGMSYWVPPPAKLGDIIEVAINSKLSHEDLQLFSTAKRGWPSTAYYIQDESSQTVETIADTNEKSEEEEEG is encoded by the exons ATGATGGCGCGAGGGAGCCTTTGCGTCACTCGATTGCTGCGTGGTCATTTGCTGGATAAATCTCCTGAAGTAGGGCAAATAAACCACGAGTCAGGGCAAAAGTGTTTTGAATTAGGGCAAAGTTCAAGAGCAGGTAGTGTAAGGCACAAGTCAGGATCTTCGAGGAGGAGGAACAGGCGGGGGGAGTTGATAGAGGTGCACCTCGAGGGCGGTGAGATGGAGGCCTTTGCCGTGAAGACACTGGAGGAGACAATTCATAAAATGGCCGTGAAAAGAGCGGCCCCTGTGTGGCTTCCTTTTCGCCCCGGGATGTCTTATTGGGTGCCCCCGCCTGCCAAGCTGGGGGATATTATTGAAGTCGCAATTAATAGTAAATTGTCTCACGAGGATCTGCAATTGTTTTCAACGGCAAAGCGCGGATGGCCTTCCACGGCCTATTACATCCAAG ATGAGTCTTCTCAAACAGTGGAGACAATTGCAGATACAAATGAAaaatctgaagaagaagaagaaggttga